The following proteins come from a genomic window of Ictalurus furcatus strain D&B chromosome 12, Billie_1.0, whole genome shotgun sequence:
- the gpd2 gene encoding glycerol-3-phosphate dehydrogenase, mitochondrial isoform X2, producing MFIFPHLFIHPSACCIPSTTQPKWARLAYMEAEGKLKMPFEDRLPTREEQLAALQDTPEFDVLVVGGGATGSGCALDAVTRNLKTALVERSDFSSGTSSRSTKLIHGGVRYLQKAIMKLDYEQYMMVKEALHERANLLEIAPHLSAPLPIMLPVYKWWQLPYYWAGIKMYDLVAGTQCLKSSYILSKSKALELFPMLKKDKLVGAIVYYDGQHNDSRMNLAIALTAARYGAAIANYTEVMQLLKATDPVTGKEKVCGARCRDVITGREFNVRAKCVINATGPFTDSLRKMDNEKTANICQPSAGVHIVIPGYYSPDNMGLLDPATSDGRVIFFLPWEKMTIAGTTDTPTDVTAHPIPMEEDINFILSEVRHYLSPDVEVRRGDVLAAWSGIRPLVTDPNSKDTQSICRNHVVNISESGLVTIAGGKWTTYRSMAEETLDAAIKEHKLHAGPSRTVGLTLDGGKDWTPTLYIRLVQDYGLENEVAQHLAATYGGRAFEVAKIAQVTGKRWPIVGKRLVSEFPYIESEVMYAIKEYACTAIDMISRRTRLGFLNVQAADEALPRIVEIMAKELKWSEEKKKEQMEAAKQFLYQEMGYKARSEQLTKTSEISLTHEQVARYKKRFYKFDKDSKGFITTLDVQQVLEKLSIQIDENALHEILNEVDLNKNGQVELDEFLQLMSAVQRGQISDSRLAILMRTVEEGLDSRGPVSVDRSGGGV from the exons ATGTTTATTTTTCCCCATCtgtttattcatccatctgCCTGCTGCATTCCCTCAACAACACAGCCTAAATGG GCTCGGCTGGCGTACATGGAGGCAGAAGGGAAGCTGAAGATGCCGTTCGAGGACAGGTTGCCGACACGTGAGGAACAGCTCGCAGCGCTGCAGGACACGCCCGAATTCGACGTGTTGGTCGTGGGGGGTGGAGCTACGGGTTCAGGATGCGCTTTAGATGCAGTCACGCGCA ATCTGAAGACGGCCCTGGTGGAGAGGAGCGACTTCTCATCAGGCACCAGCAGCAGGAGCACCAAGCTGATCCACGGAGGAGTGCGTTATCTGCAGAAGGCCATCATGAAGCTAGATTATGAACAG tacaTGATGGTGAAAGAGGCACTACATGAGCGCGCTAACCTTCTGGAAATCGCTCCTCACCTGTCCGCTCCACTACCCATCATGCTCCCTGTTTACAA GTGGTGGCAGCTGCCGTATTACTGGGCCGGTATAAAGATGTATGACCTGGTGGCTGGAACTCAGTGCCTGAAGAGCAGCTACATCCTGAGCAAGAGCAAAGCCCTGGAGCTTTTCCCCATGCTAAAGAAGGACAAGCTGGTCGGCGCCATCGTCTACTACGATG GCCAGCACAACGATTCCCGCATGAATTTAGCTATCGCTCTGACGGCGGCTCGCTACGGCGCCGCTATCGCTAACTACACAGAGGTGATGCAGCTGCTGAAGGCTACAGACCCGGTCACAGGGAAAGAGAAAGTGTGCGGAGCGCGCTGCCGAGACGTGATCACAG GCCGGGAGTTTAACGTGCGTGCCAAGTGCGTCATCAATGCCACGGGCCCCTTCACCGACTCGCTGCGCAAAATGGATAACGAGAAGACGGCCAACATCTGCCAGCCGAGCGCCGGAGTGCACATCGTCATCCCCGGATACTACAG CCCGGACAACATGGGGCTTTTGGATCCCGCCACCAGCGATGGGCGTGTCATCTTCTTCCTGCCCTGGGAGAAAATGACTATCGCCGGGACAACAGACACACCCACCGACGTGACAGCCCATCCCATCCCCATGGAGGAGGACATCAACTTCATCCTGAGCGAGGTCCGACACTACCTCAGCCCTGACGTGGAAG TGCGGAGAGGAGATGTCCTGGCAGCCTGGAGCGGCATCCGTCCACTAGTCACTGACCCCAACTCTAAAGACACCCAGTCCATCTGCCGCAACCACGTCGTCAACATCAGCGAGAGCGGCCTGGTCACCATCGCCG GTGGCAAGTGGACCACCTATCGCTCGATGGCTGAGGAGACCCTGGACGCTGCGATAAAGGAACACAAGCTTCACGCCGGACCAAGCAGAACCGTGGGTCTGACGCTGGATGGAGGGAAGGACTGGACCCCAACCCTCTACATCAGACTGGTCCAGGACTACGGTCTGGAGAACGAG GTTGCCCAGCACCTCGCAGCTACCTACGGAGGGAGGGCGTTTGAAGTCGCCAAGATAGCGCAGGTCACAGGAAAGAGATGGCCCATAGTGGGAAAGCGGCTCGTATCAGAATTCCCTTACATCGAGAGTGAG gtgATGTACGCTATTAAAGAGTACGCATGCACAGCGATTGATATGATCTCTCGGAGGACGCGGCTGGGTTTCCTGAATGTCCAGGCTGCTGATGAAGCTCTTCCACGCATCGTCGAGATCATGGCCAAGGAGCTGAAGTGGAgcgaggagaagaagaaa gagCAAATGGAGGCTGCTAAACAGTTCCTGTACCAGGAGATGGGCTATAAAGCTCGCTCCGAACAGCTCACCAAGACGTCCGAGATCTCACTCACGCACGAGCAGGTGGCCAg ATATAAGAAGCGTTTCTACAAATTTGACAAAGATAGCAAAGGCTTCATCACAACATTGGATGTGCAGCAAGTCCTAGAG aAACTGAGCATTCAGATCGACGAGAACGCCCTGCACGAGATCCTCAACGAGGTCGATCTGAACAAGAACGGACAGGTGGAACTGGACGAGTTTCTGCAG CTCATGAGTGCCGTTCAGAGGGGACAAATCTCAGACAGCCGATTGGCCATCCTGATGAGGACAGTGGAGGAAGGGTTGGACTCCAGAGGACCGGTGTCGGTGGACCGCAGTGGTGGAGGAGTGTGA
- the gpd2 gene encoding glycerol-3-phosphate dehydrogenase, mitochondrial isoform X1 — protein MAFRKAVKGTLIGGGAIATAFGLSQFMEYRRNQARLAYMEAEGKLKMPFEDRLPTREEQLAALQDTPEFDVLVVGGGATGSGCALDAVTRNLKTALVERSDFSSGTSSRSTKLIHGGVRYLQKAIMKLDYEQYMMVKEALHERANLLEIAPHLSAPLPIMLPVYKWWQLPYYWAGIKMYDLVAGTQCLKSSYILSKSKALELFPMLKKDKLVGAIVYYDGQHNDSRMNLAIALTAARYGAAIANYTEVMQLLKATDPVTGKEKVCGARCRDVITGREFNVRAKCVINATGPFTDSLRKMDNEKTANICQPSAGVHIVIPGYYSPDNMGLLDPATSDGRVIFFLPWEKMTIAGTTDTPTDVTAHPIPMEEDINFILSEVRHYLSPDVEVRRGDVLAAWSGIRPLVTDPNSKDTQSICRNHVVNISESGLVTIAGGKWTTYRSMAEETLDAAIKEHKLHAGPSRTVGLTLDGGKDWTPTLYIRLVQDYGLENEVAQHLAATYGGRAFEVAKIAQVTGKRWPIVGKRLVSEFPYIESEVMYAIKEYACTAIDMISRRTRLGFLNVQAADEALPRIVEIMAKELKWSEEKKKEQMEAAKQFLYQEMGYKARSEQLTKTSEISLTHEQVARYKKRFYKFDKDSKGFITTLDVQQVLEKLSIQIDENALHEILNEVDLNKNGQVELDEFLQLMSAVQRGQISDSRLAILMRTVEEGLDSRGPVSVDRSGGGV, from the exons ATGGCGTTTCGGAAAGCAGTGAAAGGGACCCTGATAGGGGGCGGAGCCATAGCTACAGCCTTTGGCCTATCACAATTCATGGAATACAGGAGGAATCAG GCTCGGCTGGCGTACATGGAGGCAGAAGGGAAGCTGAAGATGCCGTTCGAGGACAGGTTGCCGACACGTGAGGAACAGCTCGCAGCGCTGCAGGACACGCCCGAATTCGACGTGTTGGTCGTGGGGGGTGGAGCTACGGGTTCAGGATGCGCTTTAGATGCAGTCACGCGCA ATCTGAAGACGGCCCTGGTGGAGAGGAGCGACTTCTCATCAGGCACCAGCAGCAGGAGCACCAAGCTGATCCACGGAGGAGTGCGTTATCTGCAGAAGGCCATCATGAAGCTAGATTATGAACAG tacaTGATGGTGAAAGAGGCACTACATGAGCGCGCTAACCTTCTGGAAATCGCTCCTCACCTGTCCGCTCCACTACCCATCATGCTCCCTGTTTACAA GTGGTGGCAGCTGCCGTATTACTGGGCCGGTATAAAGATGTATGACCTGGTGGCTGGAACTCAGTGCCTGAAGAGCAGCTACATCCTGAGCAAGAGCAAAGCCCTGGAGCTTTTCCCCATGCTAAAGAAGGACAAGCTGGTCGGCGCCATCGTCTACTACGATG GCCAGCACAACGATTCCCGCATGAATTTAGCTATCGCTCTGACGGCGGCTCGCTACGGCGCCGCTATCGCTAACTACACAGAGGTGATGCAGCTGCTGAAGGCTACAGACCCGGTCACAGGGAAAGAGAAAGTGTGCGGAGCGCGCTGCCGAGACGTGATCACAG GCCGGGAGTTTAACGTGCGTGCCAAGTGCGTCATCAATGCCACGGGCCCCTTCACCGACTCGCTGCGCAAAATGGATAACGAGAAGACGGCCAACATCTGCCAGCCGAGCGCCGGAGTGCACATCGTCATCCCCGGATACTACAG CCCGGACAACATGGGGCTTTTGGATCCCGCCACCAGCGATGGGCGTGTCATCTTCTTCCTGCCCTGGGAGAAAATGACTATCGCCGGGACAACAGACACACCCACCGACGTGACAGCCCATCCCATCCCCATGGAGGAGGACATCAACTTCATCCTGAGCGAGGTCCGACACTACCTCAGCCCTGACGTGGAAG TGCGGAGAGGAGATGTCCTGGCAGCCTGGAGCGGCATCCGTCCACTAGTCACTGACCCCAACTCTAAAGACACCCAGTCCATCTGCCGCAACCACGTCGTCAACATCAGCGAGAGCGGCCTGGTCACCATCGCCG GTGGCAAGTGGACCACCTATCGCTCGATGGCTGAGGAGACCCTGGACGCTGCGATAAAGGAACACAAGCTTCACGCCGGACCAAGCAGAACCGTGGGTCTGACGCTGGATGGAGGGAAGGACTGGACCCCAACCCTCTACATCAGACTGGTCCAGGACTACGGTCTGGAGAACGAG GTTGCCCAGCACCTCGCAGCTACCTACGGAGGGAGGGCGTTTGAAGTCGCCAAGATAGCGCAGGTCACAGGAAAGAGATGGCCCATAGTGGGAAAGCGGCTCGTATCAGAATTCCCTTACATCGAGAGTGAG gtgATGTACGCTATTAAAGAGTACGCATGCACAGCGATTGATATGATCTCTCGGAGGACGCGGCTGGGTTTCCTGAATGTCCAGGCTGCTGATGAAGCTCTTCCACGCATCGTCGAGATCATGGCCAAGGAGCTGAAGTGGAgcgaggagaagaagaaa gagCAAATGGAGGCTGCTAAACAGTTCCTGTACCAGGAGATGGGCTATAAAGCTCGCTCCGAACAGCTCACCAAGACGTCCGAGATCTCACTCACGCACGAGCAGGTGGCCAg ATATAAGAAGCGTTTCTACAAATTTGACAAAGATAGCAAAGGCTTCATCACAACATTGGATGTGCAGCAAGTCCTAGAG aAACTGAGCATTCAGATCGACGAGAACGCCCTGCACGAGATCCTCAACGAGGTCGATCTGAACAAGAACGGACAGGTGGAACTGGACGAGTTTCTGCAG CTCATGAGTGCCGTTCAGAGGGGACAAATCTCAGACAGCCGATTGGCCATCCTGATGAGGACAGTGGAGGAAGGGTTGGACTCCAGAGGACCGGTGTCGGTGGACCGCAGTGGTGGAGGAGTGTGA